From Rhodovastum atsumiense, a single genomic window includes:
- a CDS encoding CinA family protein codes for MIDARVLAQAEELLAASRAAGVRIATAESCTGGLIAATLTAIAGSSDVVDRGFVTYSNQAKTAMLGVPAGLIASVGAVSEAVARRMAEGALTRSSAQLAIAVTGIAGPGGGSPDKPVGLVWFGLARTGRFTASLRHVFPGDRQAVRAATVAEALLLLRAAIGPEPG; via the coding sequence ATGATCGACGCGCGCGTGCTGGCGCAGGCCGAGGAGTTGCTGGCGGCGAGCCGGGCCGCCGGGGTGCGGATCGCCACCGCCGAAAGCTGCACCGGCGGGCTGATCGCGGCGACCCTGACCGCGATCGCCGGCAGTTCCGACGTCGTGGACCGCGGCTTCGTCACCTATTCCAACCAGGCCAAGACCGCGATGCTCGGCGTGCCGGCCGGGCTGATCGCCTCGGTTGGCGCGGTCAGCGAGGCGGTGGCGCGGCGCATGGCCGAAGGCGCCCTGACCCGTTCCTCCGCGCAGTTGGCCATCGCGGTGACCGGGATCGCCGGCCCGGGCGGCGGCAGCCCGGACAAGCCGGTTGGGCTGGTATGGTTCGGACTGGCGCGCACCGGGCGCTTCACCGCCTCGCTCCGCCATGTCTTCCCAGGCGACCGGCAGGCAGTGCGCGCCGCCACGGTGGCCGAAGCGCTGCTGCTGCTGCGCGCGGCCATCGGACCGGAGCCGGGTTGA
- a CDS encoding phosphatidylglycerophosphatase A family protein, producing MTLPRLVATFLGAGLSPVAPGTVGSLAALLPGVLLLWASPVLLAVAALLSIPAGFWAVRAARAESDPGWVVIDEVAGQWIALLALARPAPLGILACFLAFRLFDILKPGPIGWAERLPGPAGVIMDDVLAGLAAGLLVSAVQLALPGWLD from the coding sequence ATGACCCTTCCGCGACTGGTGGCGACGTTTCTCGGCGCGGGGCTGTCGCCCGTGGCGCCCGGCACGGTGGGGTCGCTTGCCGCCCTGCTGCCCGGCGTGCTGCTGCTCTGGGCCTCGCCGGTCCTGCTGGCCGTAGCGGCGCTGCTGTCGATCCCGGCGGGATTCTGGGCGGTGCGGGCGGCGCGGGCCGAAAGCGATCCGGGATGGGTGGTGATCGACGAGGTCGCCGGGCAGTGGATCGCCCTGCTGGCGCTGGCGCGTCCGGCCCCGCTCGGCATCCTGGCCTGTTTCCTGGCCTTCCGCCTGTTCGACATCCTCAAGCCCGGCCCGATCGGCTGGGCGGAGCGCCTGCCCGGCCCGGCGGGCGTGATCATGGATGACGTGCTGGCGGGGCTTGCCGCCGGCCTGCTGGTCAGCGCCGTGCAGCTGGCCCTGCCGGGATGGCTCGACTGA
- the dapA gene encoding 4-hydroxy-tetrahydrodipicolinate synthase, whose translation MFKGSLVALITPMSADGAVDEKALERFVDWQIREGTHGVVPVGTTGESPTLSHEEHKRVVEITVAVAKGRVPVIAGAGSNSTAEAIDLARHAKQAGADAALVVTPYYNKPTQEGLYLHFTAIADAVDLPIIIYNIPPRSVIDMSVETMARLAKHPNIVGVKDATANLARPLHTRRACGEAFCQLSGEDHTAIAFLAAGGAGCISVTGNVAPRLCSQMQAAWQDGRVAEAMALQNRLLPLHDALFTETSPGPVKYAASLLGHTAETCRLPLAPCGEATRARVRAAMAEVGLLN comes from the coding sequence ATGTTCAAAGGGTCGCTCGTCGCCCTGATCACCCCCATGAGCGCGGACGGTGCCGTGGACGAGAAAGCCCTCGAGCGCTTCGTCGACTGGCAGATCCGCGAAGGCACGCACGGCGTGGTGCCGGTGGGCACCACCGGCGAAAGCCCGACCCTGTCGCATGAAGAGCACAAGCGGGTGGTGGAGATCACGGTCGCGGTGGCGAAGGGCCGGGTGCCGGTGATCGCGGGCGCGGGCAGCAACAGCACCGCCGAGGCGATCGACCTGGCCCGCCATGCGAAGCAGGCCGGTGCCGACGCGGCCCTGGTGGTCACGCCGTACTACAACAAGCCGACCCAGGAAGGGCTCTATCTGCATTTCACGGCGATCGCGGACGCGGTCGACCTGCCGATCATCATCTACAACATCCCCCCGCGCAGCGTGATCGACATGAGCGTCGAGACCATGGCGCGGCTGGCGAAGCACCCGAATATCGTCGGCGTGAAGGACGCGACCGCCAACCTGGCCCGGCCGCTGCACACCCGCCGCGCCTGCGGCGAGGCATTCTGCCAGTTGTCCGGCGAGGACCATACCGCCATCGCCTTCCTTGCCGCCGGCGGGGCGGGCTGCATCAGCGTGACCGGCAACGTCGCCCCGCGCCTGTGTAGCCAGATGCAGGCCGCCTGGCAGGACGGGCGGGTCGCCGAGGCCATGGCGCTGCAGAACCGGCTGCTGCCTCTGCATGACGCCCTGTTCACGGAAACCAGCCCCGGCCCGGTGAAATACGCGGCCAGCCTGCTCGGCCACACCGCGGAAACCTGCCGCCTGCCGCTCGCCCCCTGCGGCGAGGCCACCCGGGCCCGCGTGCGCGCCGCCATGGCCGAGGTCGGCCTGCTGAACTGA
- the smpB gene encoding SsrA-binding protein SmpB, producing MATAKKKSSLISHGIAAQNRKARFDYTIKEQVEAGIVLKGPEVKSLRHGRATLGEAWAGEREGELWLFNCYIPEYQGGVLSRFEPRAPRKLLLKRKEMRRLLGAVARDGITLVPLDIHFSDRGIAKVQLGVGQGRTKGDKRHAIAARDWQRDKARLMRERG from the coding sequence ATGGCCACCGCGAAGAAAAAATCCTCCCTGATCTCCCACGGCATCGCCGCCCAGAACCGCAAGGCACGCTTCGACTACACCATCAAGGAACAGGTGGAAGCCGGGATCGTGCTGAAGGGACCGGAAGTGAAGTCGCTGCGCCACGGCCGCGCCACGCTCGGCGAAGCCTGGGCCGGCGAACGCGAAGGCGAGCTGTGGTTGTTCAACTGTTACATCCCGGAATACCAGGGCGGCGTGCTCTCACGCTTCGAGCCGCGCGCCCCCCGCAAGCTGCTGCTCAAGCGCAAGGAAATGCGCCGGCTGCTGGGCGCCGTCGCGCGGGATGGCATTACCTTGGTGCCACTCGACATTCACTTCAGCGACCGGGGCATCGCCAAGGTGCAGCTTGGGGTGGGGCAGGGACGCACCAAAGGGGATAAGCGACACGCCATCGCCGCAAGGGACTGGCAGCGCGACAAGGCCCGGCTGATGCGCGAACGCGGGTGA
- a CDS encoding lytic transglycosylase domain-containing protein, which yields MVALLILPLLLVLATPARAQEVMALVRTERWAAADAAAARLPDPVARKLVTYFRLMTPGAAAIGEIDAFMAESPDWPLQGTLSRRRDDAVAVEPDDSVAATACDGGRFLPVAAPAALLRCAEGYNRLGRAGDAANAARQAWLGGITDSAGEARFLQRWGSVLTRADQSARFERLIWSDLAAAQRQAARLDATERSAAEARLALRRDDPGALSLVAALPDAARQDPGLVLEQARWLRRANQDSEAAAFWKTTVTAAERRAPPERLAAFWEERNVIARRRLRQGAADEAYALAAGHAQTRGEGLLDAEFLAGFIALRKLGNAGAAVPHFRTLADASASAITQARAHFWLGRALAAQGNEAGARAEYGIAAGYPSTFYGQLAMVALGQDPVARIRATRDPAADPQRALDFASRELARAAAYLVGWGEPRRAQPFLLRLNDVLPDGADRALAARLANGFGLPEVAITIARRAGRDGLALLDAGWPAAAEIPAGAGVEPALALGIIRQESSFDTGTISPAGARGLMQLMPATATQVSRRLGLPASIPALNGDPRYNVQLGTAYLRQLLDRFDNSVPLAVAAYNAGPSRVAEWLDTYGDPRGGNVEMLDWIEQIPFNETRNYVQRVTENLVVYQAQRGGTAVLPIAQWR from the coding sequence ATGGTCGCGTTGCTCATCCTGCCGTTGCTTCTGGTCCTCGCCACCCCCGCCCGGGCGCAGGAGGTGATGGCGCTGGTCCGCACCGAGCGCTGGGCCGCGGCCGATGCCGCCGCCGCCCGCCTGCCCGACCCGGTGGCGCGCAAGCTGGTCACCTATTTCCGGCTGATGACGCCGGGGGCAGCCGCGATCGGCGAGATCGACGCCTTCATGGCGGAAAGCCCGGACTGGCCGCTGCAGGGCACGTTGTCGCGCCGGCGCGACGACGCGGTCGCGGTCGAGCCGGACGACAGCGTCGCCGCCACCGCCTGCGACGGCGGCCGGTTCCTCCCCGTCGCCGCCCCCGCCGCGCTGCTGCGCTGCGCCGAGGGCTACAACCGGCTCGGCCGCGCCGGCGACGCGGCCAACGCGGCCCGGCAGGCATGGCTCGGCGGCATCACCGACAGCGCCGGGGAAGCCCGGTTCCTGCAGCGCTGGGGCAGCGTGCTCACCCGCGCCGACCAGTCCGCCCGGTTCGAGCGCCTGATCTGGAGCGATCTCGCCGCAGCCCAGCGCCAGGCGGCCCGGCTGGATGCCACCGAGCGCTCCGCCGCCGAGGCCAGGCTGGCGCTGCGACGCGACGATCCGGGCGCGCTGTCCCTGGTCGCGGCCTTGCCGGATGCCGCCCGCCAGGATCCCGGGCTGGTGCTGGAGCAGGCGCGCTGGCTGCGCCGGGCCAACCAGGACAGCGAGGCGGCGGCGTTCTGGAAGACCACCGTGACCGCCGCGGAGCGCCGCGCCCCGCCGGAACGCCTTGCCGCCTTCTGGGAAGAGCGCAACGTCATCGCTCGCCGCCGCCTGCGCCAGGGGGCCGCCGACGAGGCCTACGCCCTGGCGGCCGGGCATGCGCAGACCCGCGGCGAGGGCCTGCTCGACGCCGAGTTCCTGGCCGGCTTCATCGCCCTGCGCAAGCTCGGCAATGCCGGCGCGGCGGTGCCGCATTTCCGCACCCTCGCCGATGCCTCGGCCTCGGCGATCACCCAGGCGCGGGCGCATTTCTGGCTGGGCCGCGCCTTGGCCGCGCAGGGCAACGAGGCCGGGGCACGCGCCGAATATGGCATCGCCGCCGGCTATCCCTCGACCTTCTACGGCCAGCTTGCCATGGTGGCGCTCGGCCAGGATCCGGTCGCCCGCATCCGCGCCACCCGCGACCCGGCGGCCGATCCGCAGCGCGCGCTCGATTTCGCCAGCCGGGAACTGGCCCGCGCCGCCGCCTATCTGGTCGGCTGGGGCGAGCCGCGGCGAGCGCAGCCCTTCCTGTTGCGACTGAACGACGTGCTGCCGGACGGCGCCGACCGGGCGCTCGCGGCCCGACTCGCCAACGGGTTCGGCCTGCCGGAAGTGGCCATCACCATCGCCCGCCGGGCCGGCCGCGACGGGCTGGCCCTGCTCGATGCGGGCTGGCCTGCCGCCGCCGAGATCCCCGCCGGAGCCGGCGTCGAGCCGGCGCTCGCGCTCGGCATCATCCGCCAGGAAAGCAGCTTCGACACCGGCACGATCAGCCCGGCCGGGGCACGCGGGTTGATGCAATTGATGCCGGCCACCGCGACCCAGGTGTCCCGGCGGCTCGGCCTGCCGGCCTCGATCCCGGCGCTGAACGGGGATCCGCGCTACAATGTCCAGCTCGGCACCGCCTATCTGCGCCAGTTGCTGGACCGGTTCGACAACAGCGTGCCGCTGGCGGTGGCCGCCTACAATGCCGGGCCGTCGCGGGTGGCCGAATGGCTCGACACCTATGGCGACCCGCGCGGCGGCAACGTCGAGATGCTCGACTGGATCGAGCAGATCCCCTTCAACGAGACCCGCAACTACGTGCAGCGGGTGACCGAGAACCTGGTGGTCTACCAGGCGCAGCGGGGCGGGACGGCGGTGCTGCCGATCGCGCAATGGCGGTGA